The genomic stretch GTCATTATATCTATCGCTACAAAAACATCAGTATCTTCATCCACAGTTATTAAATTTCCCAAAGTAGAGGCTAACCTAACCTCATCTGTAGGACTCAAACCCATTGAAAACGCTTTTACAGCATCTCTATCTGTAAAAATACCTTTAGGTTCACCATTTTCAGTGACTATTACCGAACCTACTCCTCTTTCAACCATTAATTTACATACTTCTTGTATAGATGTATTTGCCTCGACTTGAAATACTGGACTTGACATGTAGTTTTTTACAGCTTTCATATGTAATACTTTATTCTCTTTCCCAAAAAGCTTTTAGCTTAACATTTTTCGGTTCACCGTGTTCTAAGATGTCTTCAATTGTTTGTCTTAAGAAATCTTCTGATTGAACACCTCTCAAAAGCCAGACATCATTAATTAAAATAGCTGGAACACCATGAATACCCATCGCTTTAGCTTCTTCTTCATCCTCTATTACAGCTAGCTTGGCTTTTTTAGATTTGAAATCCTTCTTGAACTGTTCCACATCTAATCCAACTTCTTCTGCAATTTTAATAAGAACTTCGTCCTGTGTAACATCTTCTCCCTCTAAGAAGAACTTGTCTTGGGCTCTATCAAAGTATTCCCAATGACCATCATCACCTTTTTGAAATTCTGCTGCTTTACATGCCATCAAAGGTGGGATTGACCACACATAGCCTATTTTACCCTTACTAATAACCTTCTCTGGATCGTAATCTGGAAAATATTTTTTCACTATTTGAAATTCATTAAGAAATACTTTTCTAGCATCTTCTATTGTAGGAGCTATTTCCTTCAAGTCCTCTAACGATGAAATGATAGAGAATGCCTTATGCTTAACAATAACTTCTCCCTTAAATTCTCTTACTACATTTTTAAGTCTTTTAGACATAACGAAACAGAAAGGACAAATCACATCATGAAAGAACGTTAATTTGATCATACCACACAAAAATCAAACACATTTCCTTTTAACTTTTTCTCATAGTTCTCGTAACTTCAGATAAATCTGTCTTTGAATCACCAGTGAGCCTTCTAGTTTCTTCTATTAAATCTTCCCTTCTTGTTTGCTCAGCTGCTACTCTGAGTTCTTGTGCTATTACTGTAGCATCTTTACTTCCGCTTGTTATAGCGTTACTGTATTGCTTAAGCAGACTATAGTATCTGACTTCAGATAAAATACCTTGATTTACACCTTGCACAACTTGAACCTCATTACCTCTTTGTAAAACTAATTGCTCATTGATAGTAACGTTAACTCTCTTTGCTGGATCGTAATAACTTCCAGTAAATATTAGCTGAACAGGCTGAGTTCCGGGAGGTATTGTACCAATTGCATAAATTGATATAGTTCTATCAATTATTGGAATATTTACTGGAACCTCATAGTTAATAACCTCAAAACCTGGCGGAACATTTAAGACAAAATTATAGCCAGCAACTTCACTAATCTTTTGTTGAGCAAATACTGACGGTAATTGAGTAGGATCTTCTATATGATAATATACTCCAGAACCTTTATCCGCCATTCTCTTCAATATAAGTTCATTATAGTCTCTTCCGATTCCGACCGAAATAATCTGAACGTTTGGGGGTACTTGAAGTCCTTCATACTCCTTTACATTTCTCTTATCAGTAGGTTTACCATCAGATAATATAATCAATTTAACTGGTAATTGAACGTAAGCTAACTGTTGTAAAATTTTACTTAAGGCTTTATGTAAATTAGTAGTATATCCTTTCTTAACATTTTGCAACGCTATAGGATTACCCGATGGTCCTTCATAAATTTTCTCTAAATCATTAGAGAAAAGATAAATTGAAATATAGTTTCCTGGTGGAATCTCATAAGAAAGTTTATTTGCAGCAGCTATAGCAACATCTAATTTATTGTCTTTACGCATAGAAGGGCTATTATCAATAAGAATTACATAGTGAATACCAGTAAATTGAACAAAAGTCTCGGGAACAATCCTAATTATAAGGCTGACTTGAGTAGATTTTTCAATACTAACATAGCTGTGTGAGGATTTAATTTTTAGACTTATAGTCATTTCTACTATGAATATTACGTGAGTAAAACTATAAATACTTTTATACAAAATACTTTATGTATGCCATGGAAATGTCCCGTTTGTGGATATGAGAATACCGATGATGCTAATTTTTGTATTAGATGCGGTGCACAAAAACCTACAGAAGTTCAATCTACTCAGCCACTACAAATAACTCAAACACCTCCTCCACCACCAGAACAATCACCGCAACAAACTCCCTCCCCTCAAGTTGAAGCTCAACAACAAGCTGTTACACCACCTCCTCCACCACCAGCAGATGTAAATCAGGCTCCGCCATCTCCTCAACAAGCTGTTTCAACACCAGCTATTCAACAACAAGTCGTTACACCACCTCCTAACCAAATACCGCCATCTCCTCAACAAGTTACTCAAAAATATTATCTACTCTTCATCCAAACACCTTATGCTGGATTAATTAATCAAAAGATACCCCTAAGCTTTGATATATTTCCATCTATTTCAGTTGGAAGAAGTCCAGAGAATGTAATTATAGTTCCTGATCCAGAAGTATCAAGAAGACATGCAGTAATTTCACTTGAAGGAGGAGAACTTTATATTGAGGATCTTAATAGTACAAATGGAACTTATATTTATGATGGGAAACTGTTTCAACCAGTTAAAGGAAAACAAAAAATTAGTCCAAATACGATAATAAAACTTGGAAATCAGACTATTGTCAAAGTTGTAGCTGAATAAAAGTTGGGTGATTTTTTTGACAATATCAGCTAGATTAGAGTTTAGTCATAAGTATTCTTTTACATCTCCAGTTAGGGGAGTTTTTAGATTAATTTTAGTTCCAGAACGAGTATCTGTTGCGACAGGTTTTCATTATATAATCTTATTAGATACCTCTGGATCTATGGCTGGAATTAAGATAGAGACGGCAAAACAAGGTGCCTTACAGTTATTAAATAAAATTCCTCCAGGAAATAAAATTACATTTATTACATTTTCTTCTACAGTAAATACTTTGATTGAATTCGCAGATACTTCTGGGTCTATAGGAGAGACTATTTCAAGTGTAACTGCTCAAGGTAACACTGTATTATATACTGCTTTGTCAACTGCTATTCAAATAGCTAAAAAGCATGAGATGCCAGGTTATATTATTTTATTAACAGATGGTAATCCAACCGATTTAACAAATACTGACGCATACGAAAAACTTCAATTCCCAGATGGGTTTAAGGTAATCTCATTTGGTATTGGTGATGATTATAATGAGCAGTTGCTCAAAATTTTAGTGGATAAAACTGGCGGTATTCTTAACCATATTCAAGATCCAATGGAAATAGCTAATTCCTTGCCTCAAGCTGCTGTTACTCAGATAGGTGCTAAAAATGTTATAGTAGAAATAAACTCACCATCACCAGTTAAATTACTAAACTATTCTGGACCACCAGTTAAATTAGGAGCTATAGAAGGAGTTGTTAGAATATTTGGTGAAACGTCTATTCCACCAAACTTTAATGGAAATATATTAAATGTAAAAATAACTTATGAAGATCCAGCAACTAATAGAACGGAAAATATAATCGCAGTAAGTCAAGTGATGCCAGCTTCTAGTTCTCAAGCATTTTTAAGCGGTATTAATAACGATATTCTTAATGAATATCAATATTATGAATTAATGAATAAATTAGTTACTCAAGTAAATTCAAATAACTTGGCTGAGGCAACGAGAACTTTGCAGCAAATGAATCAAATAGCGGAACAGACTAGAAGAATTGAATTAATGGAAACTACAAGAAGACTTCAGCAGAGTATTGAAACAACGAGAAGATTAGGGAATGTTGAACAAACTAAGAAGATTATTACCAGTGAGGCTACAAAGAAGTTAAGGTCGTAAGAAAAAATAGAAGGAGCAAAGTTTCAGAATAATTATTATATAAAAGTTTTTTAACCAATAGATAATAATTTATCTGGAAGTAAATATGCCAGTTGAAGATATTGTAAAGGTCTCAAGAAATTTCCAAGTTACAATACCGGCTAGAATAAGGCAAAAAGTTAAAGTAAGAGAGGGAGATTTAGTTAGAGTGATATACGACGAGAATGAAAATGTTGTCAAAATTATTCCTATTAGCAGAGAAGAATTAGAAAAACTTTAAAGAATCTTTTTAACTTCTCCTATTATGATAAATATTTTTTTATACATTGTCTCTCCTATGATCTCTTTATTCTTATCTAATTCCTCTAAATCAATAATCCTAATCTCATCACCTACTTTAACAACATCGACCTCTAAATCAAGATACCTTAACTTACCTCTGAGTAATTCTGGTGGTGTGGAAATATTAACGTAAATCCCCTTTAACTTTCCATCCTTATTATAATACCTATGAATCTGATACCATTTTCTCGAATCAAACTCAACAATATCGTAATCCCCTTCTTCCTTTTTGACGTTTAGTCCATCATAAATTCCTTCTCCTGTAAATACCCTCATTAACCTAATAATATAGTAGTCCGAATTAACCTCTTTGTATATAACTTTGCCTTCTTTTAGCTCAAACTTTCTACCATCTGGCTTAACATGTTCAATTTTCATATATTCAGTAATCAGCTTATATAGCAATTCTTCATTATTCATAGAAGTTTGCTCGATCTCGTCAACCTCATTCGAAAAAGACATTTTTAACATATGATGAAATTTAATAGTATTGGGCAATACCTTTTTTCTTACTTCATCTAACATGATTTTATCTTCTAAAGACATAGTCACTTTTATGAAATCTTCGCCTTGTTGCCTAAAATCATTATTATCAAACATCATTGCTAATTTTTCTAGTTCTTCTTTAAGAACAATATTACTTGCAAAAGGAGCATTACTCCTCCATTTTACATTATATCCTTTTTTATTAAAGGGAATACTTATAGATAGAAGTCTAGTTTTTTCCTCTCTATCTCTTATATGTTCTGAAAAGAATGTTTTACCATCTCCTCTCCAAACCATAGAATATTTACCTACTGCTTTTGGAGATGATAAAATAATTCTCCCCTCAGTTGGAGGTTTAACCACTAATCCCTTATCTAAACAAGGTTCAACTTGATAGTTCATAAACTTACAGTTATTAGTTTCGATTACCGAATAGAGTTTAATCGGTGATTTCCATATAAAAGAATTCTGAAAAATTTTACGTAAAAATGAATAAATATCTTCTCCAATGCTAATTAGTTCTCCTTTATCATTCCCTTCTTTAATTGTAACATCTGAAGGCTCAGCCTTAATAGGAAGAGAAAAGCGATCAGAGATCTGCGGAGTGGCTTGAACAATTTCAAAACCATTATCTAAAAATAATTTTGTTAGGGCTGTAGCGTAAATACCTCTAATTCTAACTCTCATATAATAATTTATTCATGACATACTTTAAAACCCCACCTTCACGTACGTATTCCAATTCAACATTAGTATCAACTCTTACTAAACCTTCTACAACTTTCACTTCGCCGCTTGAAGATCTAAACTCAATCTTAACCTTCTTCTTTGGCGTTAAATCCTTCAAACCGTGAATATTTATAATTTCATCACCTTTTATACCCAATGATCTCCAGTCTGGTATCTGAATTGGCAAAACCCCCATAGCTACTAGGTTACTTCTGTGAATCCTTTCGAAACTTTCAGCTAAAACGGCCCTAATTCCTAATAGTGCTGTAACTTTAGCTGCCCAATCTCTTGAACTTCCACTTCCATACTGTTTACCAGCAACAACCACTAGAGGTACTCCTTCATTCTTATATAACTCAGAAGCCTCATAAACACTCATTACTTTCCCATCTGGGAAGTGCTTAGTATATCCACCCTCCTTATCAACTAGGAGATTCTTAAGCTTAGGATTCGCGAATCCTCCTCTTAACATTACTTCATGGTTGCCTCTTCTAGCACCATAGGTATTTAATTCCTTAACCCCCAATAGTCTTAAATATTTCCCGGCAACTGAATCTTCTAATATTGGTCCAGCTGGCGAAATATGATCAGTAGTTACTTTATCTCCAAGCAAAAGTAAAATTCTTGCGTTCAGTATATCATCAAGTTTAGAAGTTGGTATAACAAACCATGGAGGTTCTTTTATATATGTTGAGCTGGTATCCCAACTGTAAGTCTCGCTCTCACTAACCTTTAGGGATTTCCAGTTCTCATCTCCTTCGAATATTTTTTCATATCTCTTCTTGTAAAGTTCTGGGTTAAAGGAAAGATTAATATATTCACTAATTTCATGAAGAGAAGGCCAGATATCTTTTAAGTAAACTGGTATACCGTTAGGGTCGTAACCAATTGGTTCATTATCAAAATCTATATCAATTCTCCCTGCTAATGCATAAGCAACAACTAGGATTGGTGAAGCTAGATAAACTCCTTTGAGAAGGGGATTTACTCTTCCTTCAAAATTCCTATTACCACTGATTACACCATAAACTTCTAGCCCATATTTCTTTACATCTTCTTCTACTACTTTAGGCAAGGGTCCTGCATTACCAATACATGTTGTACAACCAAACCCGACAATATGAAAACCTAGGGCTTCAAGATATGGAAGTAAGCCAGATTCCTTAAGATATTCTACAACAATTGGTGATCCCGGTGCAGTGCTAGTCTTTACATAGGGTTTAACTCTTAAACCATGTTCTACAGCCTTCTTCGCTAATAATCCAGCCCCAATCATAACTGTTGGATTTGATGTATTTGTACAGCTAGTTATTGCGGTTAGGACGACATCATTATCGTTTACTACGTTTCCACTCTTTTTCTCCTTCTTCTCATTTCTCTTCTTCATTTCTTTTAATGGAACTCTCTCATCCGGATTTCTAGGACCTGCAACAGAAGGTTCAATTTTACTTAGATCTATCTCGACTATTTCTGTGTAACTAGGAACATCATCATAGAATAATCCTTGGGATTTCGCATATGTTTCAACTATCCTATAGTCTCTTCCAGTACCAGCTAAATATTTTAAAGTCTGTGAATCTATTGGGAAGTAACCTACAGTGGCACCATACTCTGGTGCCATATTAGCTATGGTCGCCCTATCTGGCACAGAAAGTTTTGATAGTGAGGGACCAAAGAATTCAACAAATTTACCAACAACTCCTTTTTTCCTCAAAACCTCGGTAATATAAAGAACTATATCCGTTGGAGTTACACCCTCATTGATTTCACCAACTAATTTAACTCCAATAACTTCTGGGACTGTCATTGTATAAGGTTCGCCTAAAAGTACGGCTTCAGCTTCTAAACCTCCAACACCCCATGATAATACACTAATACCATTAGCCATTGTAGTATGAGAGTCGGTCCCAATTACTATTTCTGGAAAAGCCGTCTGTACCCCTTTGACTTCTCTCACATCAATTACTTTACTTAAATACTCTAAGTTTACTTGATGAATTATACCCTTACCTGGAGGAATAACTCTTAAATTCCTAAAGCTTAATTGTGCCCATTTTAAAAACTGATATCTTTCTAAATTTCTTTCAAATTCTTTTTTCATATTCCAAGATAATGCATAAGAAGTACCATAATAGTCAACTTGAATAGAATGATCAATTATTAAATCTGCCGGAACAACCGGGTTAACAATTTTCGGATCTTTACCCTTTCTTTTCATTTCATCCCTCATTGCTGCCAAGTCAACAAGTAATGGTACACCAGTGTAATCTTGCATTACAACTCTAGTAGGGAAAAATGAAAATTCCATTCCTACTTGCCATTTTAATATAGCTTCTAAATCATCCTCAGTTATTTTTTTCCCATCAAAATTCCTAATCACGTTTTCTATTAGAACTCTGATAGAGTAGGGATATTTACGAATATTTATACCATATTGTTCAAGTTGGCTTAATGGATAATAATGAACATTTTCTTCCAGCTTAGAAATCTGAAACTGCATGAATAAATCTACCACTTAAAGCTAAAAAGTACAGTTATTAAATATTTGTGTGAGTGAAAATTTAAAAGGGCTCTGCACAAGAGCTTCATATTTAGGCTATTTTGGATCCTATGGAAAGAAAGATTATGTAGAAGGACTGTCAGATATAAATGTTGTCGCAATAAGTGAGGACAAAACTTTGCTCCTGGAACTAGCTTCTGAGGGTTTTTCACCAGTCGTATTGAGCAAAGAACAATTAGAAAAATTATGTAAAGAAGGAGATCCATTATGTTTATACATTATGAAATCGGAACCCATATGCGGAGAACTACCTAATGTACACTTTGTGAAGACAGAAAAGAGTTGCGAAAGACTAGGTAAAGCAGTTATCCCTCTCTACGTAATCTCTCTTTTAGCATTTTTTAGAGGAGACGAGAAAAGTAGCTTAGAAAACTCTTACAGAACTCTGAGGACTCTAATACAGTGGAGAAGTTGTATTGAAAACTATGATATACCATTATCTGCAGAGGAAGTTGAGAAGAATTGTGAACTATTAGGACTTAATTTCTGCCAAACATTCAGAGATTTACTTTTACTTAGACGATTTAATGCTCCGTTGACTTTATGGAGCTTAGATAAAATAGCAGAAGCTATTTCAAATTTCATGAAAACAGTAAAGGCATCTAAAATTTATGAGGAAACTAAAGGAGATGTGTTCAAAATTTCTGTTGAAGATAATGGTTTTATTATAGAGAAAAGTAATAAGGAAAAGGTATTCATACCTTTTACTTAATAACTATTCTAATTTATTTCCATGATAAAATCAACGACTATTTTAGCTTGGGTAAAGTAATTATGTTACCTTTAGACGAAGTGTAAGGGAGACATTTCTGGCGAGCTTACTAAAAAGCTGCCTTTAACGAATATTCGGGAATCTTTGGGAAAGTTGAGGGATAGTCCTATAGAGAGAATAGGTATAACAAGCTAAAGGTCTATTTCTCGGTCATAATGAATTAAACATAACGACTAAAGGTCGCTATCTATGCATTGACGATATCGAAATCTCTGATTTTCTATAAATAGGAAAACCATGAAAGCATAATCCTTGATAGTAACAATTGTTCTTTGATTAAATGCTACCTATATTTCTATTCATGATGTTACAAACCTTACGATATGTGCAAATTAAGTTTTCTCTTTAACGAAACGTTTTTATTTTTGAAAGGAGAATATATAACTATGCCAAAAGAAGATGAAACAAGAGATTTAGAGAGAGCAGAAGAATATGAGCAAACAATAGCTAGGGCTACGGCTATTGGAAAAAACAAGATGGAATTAAGCACTGGATTAATAATTGCAGCTAGATATGCTGATAAACTTAGAAGAGTTGCTTTAGTTGCATTTAGTAAAATGGTTCCAAAGGATATTATTATACGAGATATTTCTGAACTTAATAAACAATTATACGATGTAATAGTTAATCAAATGAAAATTGATAAGTTAGATGTAGTAAGAATTCTTGTAGATGCAGAATATGATGAGCAGAATCAAAAACTAGTTTTCAGTAATGTGAGAATAATTAGATATCTCACAGAAGAACAATGTAACAAAAAGTATGAGGAAGTGAGTAAACAGTTGGAAGAGTACAAGAAAAAGTATGAGGAATTAAGTAAGCAAGTAGAAGAATTTAAGGAAAAAATAAGACAAGTAGAAGAGGCTTTGAAAGCATTAACTTAATATTATTTTTTATTCTTAATCTTAGAGTGTGGAAATAGGTACTTCATTAAAAATTAATATAATTGTAGCATTATTTTTAACGATAGTTTCAGAGGGAATATTTTCCTTAATAATTATAAATTTTCTCAGAATTCCAGTTATCTTTTCTATGGTATTTCTACTCATATTATGGCTAGTACAATGGCTAATATCTCCGTACTTAGTAGAAAGAAATTCAGTTGAGGTTACTAGAGATGATCCTAGTTACGGATGGGTTTATGATTTAGTTGAGAATGTAGCAAGGAGAGCTGGTATTAAAACTCCTAGAGTGTTTCTAGTTGATGAACCTTATCCTAACGCATTTGCTTATGGAAATTATGTTACTGGGAAGAGAATTGGAATAACTATTCCGCTACTTCAAATTCTCACTACAGAAGAGCTTGAGAGTGTGATAGGACATGAAATTGGGCATATTAAACATAATGATGTTGAAATAGGATTAGCTATAGGTTTAATACCATCAATTCTAGGTTTCATCAGTAATATATTACTTACTTTGGGATGGGCTACCCTAATATTTGCTGTTGATGAGTTTGATATACTAGTTGGCCTAACTATGCTGGCAATTGGCGGAGTCCTATTTGTTATAACTTTCTTCCTTCAACTATTTGTATTATGGTTTAATAGGCTAAGAGAAAGCTTCGCAGATTACTTTTCTTATGAACTATTTAAAGAGAGAGCGTGGAGTTTGGCTAAAGCTTTGGCTAAAATAGAAATTTACATGCAAAACGTCAGGTTAGATCCCTTCAGAGGAATCATAGTTACTATTCCACCGACAAAAGTAAAGGAAACTGACCCAGATCTTCTTATTGAGGATCTACTAAGAGAAAAAACAAGTATCTTTTCCGATATCCTATCTACTCATCCGCATCCAGC from Sulfolobus sp. S-194 encodes the following:
- a CDS encoding CBS domain-containing protein, with protein sequence MKAVKNYMSSPVFQVEANTSIQEVCKLMVERGVGSVIVTENGEPKGIFTDRDAVKAFSMGLSPTDEVRLASTLGNLITVDEDTDVFVAIDIMTKNKIRHLPVKDREGKIIGMFAITDISKALHDVFP
- a CDS encoding DsbA family protein, which produces MIKLTFFHDVICPFCFVMSKRLKNVVREFKGEVIVKHKAFSIISSLEDLKEIAPTIEDARKVFLNEFQIVKKYFPDYDPEKVISKGKIGYVWSIPPLMACKAAEFQKGDDGHWEYFDRAQDKFFLEGEDVTQDEVLIKIAEEVGLDVEQFKKDFKSKKAKLAVIEDEEEAKAMGIHGVPAILINDVWLLRGVQSEDFLRQTIEDILEHGEPKNVKLKAFWERE
- a CDS encoding VWA domain-containing protein; its protein translation is MTISLKIKSSHSYVSIEKSTQVSLIIRIVPETFVQFTGIHYVILIDNSPSMRKDNKLDVAIAAANKLSYEIPPGNYISIYLFSNDLEKIYEGPSGNPIALQNVKKGYTTNLHKALSKILQQLAYVQLPVKLIILSDGKPTDKRNVKEYEGLQVPPNVQIISVGIGRDYNELILKRMADKGSGVYYHIEDPTQLPSVFAQQKISEVAGYNFVLNVPPGFEVINYEVPVNIPIIDRTISIYAIGTIPPGTQPVQLIFTGSYYDPAKRVNVTINEQLVLQRGNEVQVVQGVNQGILSEVRYYSLLKQYSNAITSGSKDATVIAQELRVAAEQTRREDLIEETRRLTGDSKTDLSEVTRTMRKS
- a CDS encoding FHA domain-containing protein; protein product: MPWKCPVCGYENTDDANFCIRCGAQKPTEVQSTQPLQITQTPPPPPEQSPQQTPSPQVEAQQQAVTPPPPPPADVNQAPPSPQQAVSTPAIQQQVVTPPPNQIPPSPQQVTQKYYLLFIQTPYAGLINQKIPLSFDIFPSISVGRSPENVIIVPDPEVSRRHAVISLEGGELYIEDLNSTNGTYIYDGKLFQPVKGKQKISPNTIIKLGNQTIVKVVAE
- a CDS encoding VWA domain-containing protein, whose amino-acid sequence is MTISARLEFSHKYSFTSPVRGVFRLILVPERVSVATGFHYIILLDTSGSMAGIKIETAKQGALQLLNKIPPGNKITFITFSSTVNTLIEFADTSGSIGETISSVTAQGNTVLYTALSTAIQIAKKHEMPGYIILLTDGNPTDLTNTDAYEKLQFPDGFKVISFGIGDDYNEQLLKILVDKTGGILNHIQDPMEIANSLPQAAVTQIGAKNVIVEINSPSPVKLLNYSGPPVKLGAIEGVVRIFGETSIPPNFNGNILNVKITYEDPATNRTENIIAVSQVMPASSSQAFLSGINNDILNEYQYYELMNKLVTQVNSNNLAEATRTLQQMNQIAEQTRRIELMETTRRLQQSIETTRRLGNVEQTKKIITSEATKKLRS
- a CDS encoding AbrB/MazE/SpoVT family DNA-binding domain-containing protein, translating into MPVEDIVKVSRNFQVTIPARIRQKVKVREGDLVRVIYDENENVVKIIPISREELEKL
- a CDS encoding DUF402 domain-containing protein is translated as MRVRIRGIYATALTKLFLDNGFEIVQATPQISDRFSLPIKAEPSDVTIKEGNDKGELISIGEDIYSFLRKIFQNSFIWKSPIKLYSVIETNNCKFMNYQVEPCLDKGLVVKPPTEGRIILSSPKAVGKYSMVWRGDGKTFFSEHIRDREEKTRLLSISIPFNKKGYNVKWRSNAPFASNIVLKEELEKLAMMFDNNDFRQQGEDFIKVTMSLEDKIMLDEVRKKVLPNTIKFHHMLKMSFSNEVDEIEQTSMNNEELLYKLITEYMKIEHVKPDGRKFELKEGKVIYKEVNSDYYIIRLMRVFTGEGIYDGLNVKKEEGDYDIVEFDSRKWYQIHRYYNKDGKLKGIYVNISTPPELLRGKLRYLDLEVDVVKVGDEIRIIDLEELDKNKEIIGETMYKKIFIIIGEVKKIL
- the acnA gene encoding aconitate hydratase AcnA, yielding MQFQISKLEENVHYYPLSQLEQYGINIRKYPYSIRVLIENVIRNFDGKKITEDDLEAILKWQVGMEFSFFPTRVVMQDYTGVPLLVDLAAMRDEMKRKGKDPKIVNPVVPADLIIDHSIQVDYYGTSYALSWNMKKEFERNLERYQFLKWAQLSFRNLRVIPPGKGIIHQVNLEYLSKVIDVREVKGVQTAFPEIVIGTDSHTTMANGISVLSWGVGGLEAEAVLLGEPYTMTVPEVIGVKLVGEINEGVTPTDIVLYITEVLRKKGVVGKFVEFFGPSLSKLSVPDRATIANMAPEYGATVGYFPIDSQTLKYLAGTGRDYRIVETYAKSQGLFYDDVPSYTEIVEIDLSKIEPSVAGPRNPDERVPLKEMKKRNEKKEKKSGNVVNDNDVVLTAITSCTNTSNPTVMIGAGLLAKKAVEHGLRVKPYVKTSTAPGSPIVVEYLKESGLLPYLEALGFHIVGFGCTTCIGNAGPLPKVVEEDVKKYGLEVYGVISGNRNFEGRVNPLLKGVYLASPILVVAYALAGRIDIDFDNEPIGYDPNGIPVYLKDIWPSLHEISEYINLSFNPELYKKRYEKIFEGDENWKSLKVSESETYSWDTSSTYIKEPPWFVIPTSKLDDILNARILLLLGDKVTTDHISPAGPILEDSVAGKYLRLLGVKELNTYGARRGNHEVMLRGGFANPKLKNLLVDKEGGYTKHFPDGKVMSVYEASELYKNEGVPLVVVAGKQYGSGSSRDWAAKVTALLGIRAVLAESFERIHRSNLVAMGVLPIQIPDWRSLGIKGDEIINIHGLKDLTPKKKVKIEFRSSSGEVKVVEGLVRVDTNVELEYVREGGVLKYVMNKLLYES
- a CDS encoding single- stranded DNA-binding family protein gives rise to the protein MPKEDETRDLERAEEYEQTIARATAIGKNKMELSTGLIIAARYADKLRRVALVAFSKMVPKDIIIRDISELNKQLYDVIVNQMKIDKLDVVRILVDAEYDEQNQKLVFSNVRIIRYLTEEQCNKKYEEVSKQLEEYKKKYEELSKQVEEFKEKIRQVEEALKALT
- a CDS encoding zinc metalloprotease HtpX, which gives rise to MEIGTSLKINIIVALFLTIVSEGIFSLIIINFLRIPVIFSMVFLLILWLVQWLISPYLVERNSVEVTRDDPSYGWVYDLVENVARRAGIKTPRVFLVDEPYPNAFAYGNYVTGKRIGITIPLLQILTTEELESVIGHEIGHIKHNDVEIGLAIGLIPSILGFISNILLTLGWATLIFAVDEFDILVGLTMLAIGGVLFVITFFLQLFVLWFNRLRESFADYFSYELFKERAWSLAKALAKIEIYMQNVRLDPFRGIIVTIPPTKVKETDPDLLIEDLLREKTSIFSDILSTHPHPAKRIKMIYKLTKPMIF